A stretch of the Duncaniella dubosii genome encodes the following:
- a CDS encoding DUF4249 family protein, with amino-acid sequence MKLHSIISALCVPLLLVSCEKELDLKYHDIAPLTVIEAQLTPDGAKVGITYTTPMDEPMDRTLLTDAVVTLTDLTDGTVYDLHTDSEGFFVDPTPGITGHDYRLAVERAGFRYEADATMYPPTEIKSLEFNWIKMPYDDVAVLKGEFYDNDTYDSECYWIKLYRNGEIYMWGEMDDRNAIDGVSTFITMTTRRDTDEEDDDTVLFDGDIITVTVSPISLAMHDYLEALQNGSNGPAMFSGDKCLGYFMATSPVSDSIVFHPDEIPEYK; translated from the coding sequence ATGAAACTACATAGCATTATATCAGCTCTGTGCGTGCCCCTACTGCTTGTGTCGTGCGAGAAGGAACTCGACCTCAAATATCATGATATAGCCCCACTGACAGTCATCGAGGCGCAACTGACCCCTGACGGCGCGAAAGTAGGTATCACCTACACGACTCCGATGGACGAGCCTATGGACCGGACACTGCTCACAGACGCGGTGGTAACTCTGACCGATCTGACTGACGGAACGGTTTATGATCTCCACACTGATTCCGAAGGATTTTTCGTCGACCCGACACCGGGTATAACAGGACATGACTACCGTCTGGCAGTGGAGCGTGCCGGCTTCCGTTACGAGGCCGACGCAACAATGTATCCTCCCACAGAAATCAAAAGCCTCGAATTCAACTGGATAAAGATGCCTTACGACGACGTGGCTGTATTAAAGGGTGAGTTCTATGACAACGATACCTACGATAGCGAATGTTATTGGATAAAACTCTATCGCAACGGGGAGATTTATATGTGGGGGGAGATGGATGATCGAAACGCCATAGATGGTGTGAGCACGTTCATAACGATGACCACCCGCAGGGATACGGATGAAGAAGATGACGATACGGTGCTCTTTGACGGCGATATCATCACTGTCACCGTATCGCCGATTTCACTTGCTATGCACGACTATCTCGAAGCATTGCAGAATGGCAGTAACGGTCCGGCAATGTTCAGTGGCGACAAATGCCTCGGCTATTTTATGGCTACCTCTCCTGTTTCTGACTCCATTGTGTTTCACCCCGACGAAATCCCGGAATACAAGTAA
- the bla gene encoding class A beta-lactamase, subclass A2: MEKIHKTRLLLSSILIICLIAISVRLTHRSASSAGHVSDYMGMADSITKIVDDYPGEIGVAVIINNTDTITVNNENIYPMMSVFKTHQALAVCDDLDNKGISLDSLMTIQRDELDANTWSPMLKEHHENVISLPVRDLLRYALSQSDNNASNLMFKKLVDVAATDCFIATIIPRSSFKIAYTEEEMSADHDKAYANSTSPLGAAILMNRLFTDSLVSHEKQSFITATLKECVTGVDRISAPLLDKAGVTIGHKTGSGYTNEHGVLAAHNDVAYISLPDNTCYSLAVFVKDFKGNESEAAKAIARISATVYSLLEQSRNNH, from the coding sequence ATGGAGAAGATTCACAAAACCCGCTTATTGCTATCAAGCATTCTTATAATCTGTTTAATAGCCATTTCAGTGAGATTGACACACCGGTCCGCAAGCAGCGCCGGCCACGTATCGGACTATATGGGTATGGCTGATTCAATCACTAAAATCGTAGATGACTATCCCGGCGAAATCGGAGTAGCCGTGATAATCAATAACACGGATACAATCACTGTCAATAACGAAAACATCTATCCCATGATGAGTGTGTTTAAGACTCATCAGGCATTAGCCGTATGCGATGATCTCGACAACAAAGGAATATCTCTCGATTCATTGATGACCATACAAAGAGATGAACTTGACGCTAATACGTGGAGTCCTATGCTGAAGGAGCACCATGAAAATGTAATTTCTTTGCCGGTCAGAGATTTATTGCGCTATGCGCTAAGCCAAAGCGATAACAACGCAAGCAATCTCATGTTCAAAAAACTGGTTGATGTGGCTGCCACCGACTGTTTCATTGCCACTATCATTCCACGTTCAAGTTTTAAGATAGCTTACACGGAAGAGGAAATGTCGGCTGATCATGACAAGGCTTATGCCAACAGCACCTCTCCACTCGGCGCGGCAATACTGATGAACCGATTGTTTACAGACAGTCTGGTCAGTCACGAAAAACAAAGTTTCATCACCGCCACATTGAAAGAGTGTGTGACCGGTGTTGACAGAATCTCCGCTCCGTTGCTTGACAAAGCCGGTGTTACCATCGGGCATAAAACAGGGTCGGGCTATACCAACGAACACGGTGTGCTGGCAGCCCACAACGATGTTGCCTATATCAGTTTGCCCGATAATACATGCTACTCATTAGCCGTCTTTGTAAAAGACTTCAAAGGAAATGAATCAGAAGCTGCAAAGGCAATCGCACGCATATCAGCAACGGTGTACTCGCTACTGGAACAGTCGAGAAATAATCATTAA
- a CDS encoding TraB/GumN family protein has protein sequence MKKLLLSILVASIGTFVSNAQLLWEVTGNGLSKPSYLFGTHHIAPVSVMDSVPGFASALASADKVYGEMVMSEAQTPQSQQVMLTYAMAPQDSTLTSVLSAAQLDSLDKVLKHYMGPMASASQMATLKPGMVNMVLALAQSQAAFPNFDPTKQLDGEIQKRGAAAGKEIGGFETIEDQCKAMFGTSILTQADELMDMVRNDEKASGIAIKLAKAYLSGDLNAMLAIMEEPESGNSGEWSERMLNKRNANWMRIIAGLLPTASVFIAVGAGHLPGDKGLISLLRKEGYTVKSVEK, from the coding sequence ATGAAAAAGCTTCTCCTTTCAATCCTCGTAGCGTCAATAGGCACATTTGTCAGCAACGCCCAACTCTTGTGGGAGGTGACAGGCAACGGACTGTCGAAACCTTCATATCTTTTCGGCACACACCACATAGCTCCTGTCTCCGTCATGGACAGCGTCCCCGGATTTGCATCGGCTCTCGCTTCGGCCGACAAGGTATATGGCGAAATGGTCATGAGCGAGGCACAGACACCACAATCACAGCAGGTGATGCTCACATACGCAATGGCTCCTCAGGACAGCACACTGACTTCTGTTCTTTCAGCCGCCCAGCTCGACTCTCTCGACAAAGTTCTCAAGCACTACATGGGCCCGATGGCCTCTGCTTCACAGATGGCAACACTCAAACCCGGCATGGTAAACATGGTGCTAGCCCTCGCACAAAGTCAGGCAGCATTTCCCAATTTTGATCCGACAAAACAGCTTGATGGGGAAATCCAGAAGCGCGGAGCTGCCGCAGGCAAGGAAATCGGAGGTTTCGAGACCATTGAAGACCAATGCAAGGCAATGTTCGGAACATCCATATTGACACAGGCCGATGAGCTGATGGATATGGTGCGCAATGATGAAAAGGCAAGCGGAATAGCAATCAAGCTCGCAAAAGCCTATCTCTCAGGCGACCTGAACGCAATGCTTGCCATCATGGAAGAACCGGAATCGGGAAACAGCGGCGAATGGAGCGAACGCATGCTTAACAAACGCAATGCCAACTGGATGCGTATCATAGCCGGACTCCTCCCAACCGCATCGGTGTTCATTGCAGTCGGAGCGGGACATCTTCCGGGCGACAAGGGGCTCATCAGTCTGCTTAGAAAAGAAGGTTATACTGTAAAATCGGTCGAAAAATGA
- a CDS encoding ATP-binding cassette domain-containing protein, producing the protein MIELKNLTYAYRRGLVAIDNVTADVPSGIHLLLGENGAGKTTLLRLIAGLLIPTEGCCMIDGTTMTRREPSTLKRVFMMPDTMEIPTKSIREFAKIHSKFYPRYSQEAFEENLREFELNGSETFNHLSLGLRHKTLLAYIIALGVDVLLLDEPANGLDINSKKALRHILARCISPEQTVIISTHTVSDLRELYDGVLVLSRSKLILAKPTWEISERISCVATPIPPYGSLFMEQGAGLFHSIIVNKSGEPSDLNYGLLYSALMSDSRTKILEIINGQTQNIG; encoded by the coding sequence ATGATTGAACTGAAAAATCTTACATACGCATATCGCCGTGGCCTTGTCGCCATTGACAACGTCACGGCCGATGTGCCGTCAGGCATACATCTGCTACTCGGCGAAAACGGAGCCGGAAAAACAACACTTCTGCGTCTGATAGCCGGATTGCTCATCCCGACTGAAGGATGCTGCATGATTGACGGAACGACTATGACCCGACGCGAGCCGTCAACACTGAAGAGGGTGTTCATGATGCCCGACACAATGGAAATCCCGACTAAGTCAATCCGCGAATTCGCAAAAATCCACAGCAAGTTCTATCCGAGATACTCGCAAGAGGCTTTCGAAGAGAATCTACGTGAATTTGAATTAAACGGTTCGGAGACATTCAATCATCTATCGCTCGGTCTGCGCCACAAGACTCTTTTAGCCTACATTATCGCGCTCGGAGTTGATGTATTGTTACTTGACGAACCGGCAAACGGCCTTGACATAAATTCAAAAAAAGCATTGCGCCACATACTCGCCCGCTGCATCTCGCCGGAACAGACAGTAATCATCTCGACACATACCGTGTCAGACCTACGGGAACTATATGACGGAGTGCTTGTGCTTTCACGCAGCAAACTCATACTGGCAAAACCCACATGGGAGATTTCTGAACGAATTTCATGTGTAGCCACTCCTATCCCACCCTACGGAAGTCTGTTCATGGAACAAGGCGCGGGTCTTTTCCACTCTATCATCGTCAACAAAAGCGGTGAACCGTCAGACCTCAACTATGGACTGCTCTATTCGGCACTTATGTCCGATTCACGTACAAAAATTCTTGAAATCATAAACGGACAAACTCAAAACATTGGCTGA
- a CDS encoding GntR family transcriptional regulator yields the protein MDFNSNKPIYKQIIDYSFGQILTGMWAAGERVPSVRELSVQLSVNSHTVLKAYEFLQTEGIIVPKRGMGFYLTADALEHVNDVRRKEFFETSLKELFKEMRLLDIPIEEIVKRYKESED from the coding sequence ATGGATTTCAATTCAAATAAACCCATATACAAACAGATTATTGACTATAGTTTCGGGCAGATTCTGACGGGAATGTGGGCGGCCGGCGAACGAGTTCCTTCAGTCAGGGAATTGTCTGTCCAACTGTCTGTAAACAGCCATACGGTGCTTAAAGCCTATGAATTTTTACAGACTGAAGGTATTATAGTTCCCAAACGCGGCATGGGCTTCTATCTGACCGCCGACGCGCTCGAACATGTAAACGATGTGCGCCGTAAAGAATTTTTCGAAACTTCGCTTAAAGAATTGTTCAAGGAAATGCGTCTGCTCGACATTCCGATTGAGGAAATCGTGAAGCGCTATAAGGAATCAGAAGATTAA
- a CDS encoding leucine-rich repeat domain-containing protein, with translation MKKALLIIALMLGSVAASSAQNLDKNEAKQLKAFLSEPSRDGTNASALKVSNIGSFGSIEGVTVENGHVTAIEWKDKKLGGALDLSGFKALKKVDVSRNDLTSLSVEGCAQLTELNAGRNKISEIDLNGCESLQKVAVYKNRLTDISLSDTPMLENLNVSNNLFVELSLANTTSLKTLNCQGCHLEVLNVSGCTNLKNLYCGYNKLSSVTLAGVENLQNLNVDDNEITNFIVSGLPSLATLICSDNNMTTLGVRNCNALLDLVCSYNDLTTLSVEGCPNIQYVDCSYNDLTSLDLSNQTFLQRLLCNNNQLTMLDVSFDQALTYINCRFNTITDLRTVACNNLRMVACQWNY, from the coding sequence ATGAAAAAAGCGTTATTAATCATTGCACTCATGCTTGGAAGCGTGGCTGCATCATCAGCACAGAATCTTGACAAGAACGAAGCCAAACAGCTTAAGGCGTTCCTATCAGAACCCTCCCGCGACGGAACCAACGCCTCGGCGCTCAAGGTTTCCAATATCGGTTCATTCGGCTCAATCGAAGGTGTCACCGTCGAGAACGGCCATGTGACGGCCATCGAATGGAAGGACAAGAAGCTCGGCGGCGCCCTCGACCTTTCCGGCTTCAAGGCACTTAAGAAAGTCGACGTTTCGCGCAACGACCTGACTTCGCTCAGCGTCGAGGGATGCGCCCAGCTGACCGAACTCAACGCCGGACGCAACAAGATTTCCGAAATCGATCTCAACGGCTGCGAGAGCCTCCAGAAAGTTGCCGTCTACAAGAACCGGCTGACCGACATCAGCCTCTCCGACACCCCGATGCTCGAGAACCTCAACGTCTCCAACAACCTCTTCGTCGAGCTGAGCCTCGCCAACACCACAAGCCTCAAGACCCTCAACTGTCAGGGCTGCCACCTCGAGGTACTCAACGTCAGCGGATGCACCAACCTCAAGAACCTCTACTGCGGCTACAACAAACTGTCATCCGTGACACTCGCCGGAGTCGAGAACCTCCAGAACCTCAACGTCGACGACAACGAGATCACGAACTTCATCGTCTCGGGTCTTCCCTCGCTCGCGACGCTCATCTGCTCCGACAACAACATGACCACCCTCGGCGTACGCAACTGCAACGCGCTCCTCGACCTCGTCTGCTCATACAACGACCTCACGACCCTCTCTGTCGAAGGCTGTCCCAACATCCAGTATGTCGACTGCTCATACAACGACCTGACCTCGCTCGACCTCTCCAACCAGACATTCCTGCAGCGTCTGCTATGCAACAACAACCAGCTGACAATGCTCGATGTCTCATTCGACCAGGCACTCACCTACATCAACTGCCGTTTCAACACGATCACCGACCTGCGCACCGTAGCCTGCAACAACCTCCGCATGGTGGCATGCCAGTGGAACTACTGA
- the dnaJ gene encoding molecular chaperone DnaJ, with product MATKRDYYEVLGVDKNADEKTIKSAYRKKAIQYHPDKNPGDKEAEEKFKEAAEAYDVLSNPEKRAKYDQFGHNMGPQGFPGGGGGFHAGGFSMEDIFSQFGDIFGGGFGNMGGFETAGGRTRRRQRRGSDLRIKVKMTLAEIATGVTKTLKIPTLVKDTHCDGTGAKDGTAFTTCPTCGGSGTVLRQQQTLFGLSQSAVECPQCKGEGKIITDKCQYCHGEGVVREDRTVTFTIPAGVADGQTLTVKGQGNAAIHGGVNGDLLVVIEEIKNPELIRDGNDVIYNLMLDIPTAALGGSVEVPTINGRARLKIPAGTQPGKVLRLRGKGLPSTEGYGTGDELINVMVYIPENLTDDEKKTIESLQGKPNMTPNESTKTRIFSKLKHIFE from the coding sequence ATGGCTACTAAAAGAGATTACTACGAAGTGCTTGGAGTCGACAAGAATGCCGATGAAAAGACCATAAAAAGCGCTTACCGTAAAAAAGCCATCCAGTATCACCCCGACAAGAATCCGGGCGACAAGGAGGCTGAGGAGAAGTTCAAGGAAGCCGCTGAGGCTTACGATGTCCTCTCCAATCCGGAGAAGCGTGCGAAATACGACCAGTTCGGCCACAACATGGGCCCGCAGGGCTTCCCGGGCGGAGGTGGCGGATTCCATGCTGGAGGTTTCTCGATGGAAGACATCTTCTCGCAGTTCGGCGACATCTTCGGAGGAGGCTTCGGAAACATGGGTGGATTCGAGACGGCCGGCGGACGCACCCGTCGTCGTCAGCGCAGAGGTTCCGACCTGAGAATCAAGGTCAAGATGACTCTTGCCGAGATAGCTACAGGCGTTACAAAGACACTCAAGATTCCTACTCTTGTAAAGGATACCCACTGCGACGGCACAGGTGCGAAAGACGGCACGGCTTTCACTACATGTCCGACTTGTGGCGGTTCGGGAACAGTGCTGCGCCAACAGCAGACTCTGTTCGGCCTTTCACAATCAGCTGTGGAATGTCCGCAATGTAAGGGTGAAGGCAAGATTATCACTGACAAATGTCAATATTGTCATGGAGAAGGCGTAGTCCGCGAAGACCGTACAGTAACATTTACAATCCCTGCCGGCGTTGCAGACGGCCAGACTCTTACTGTCAAGGGTCAAGGTAATGCTGCCATTCATGGCGGTGTCAACGGCGACCTGCTCGTTGTCATAGAGGAAATAAAGAATCCGGAACTTATACGCGACGGCAATGATGTGATCTATAACCTCATGCTCGATATTCCGACTGCAGCTCTCGGTGGTTCTGTGGAAGTGCCGACCATCAACGGACGCGCACGTCTTAAGATTCCTGCCGGAACTCAGCCCGGCAAGGTGCTTCGTCTGAGAGGCAAAGGACTCCCGTCGACTGAAGGCTATGGAACAGGTGACGAACTTATCAATGTGATGGTCTATATTCCGGAAAATCTTACTGACGATGAAAAGAAGACCATCGAGTCTCTTCAGGGTAAGCCCAACATGACACCGAATGAGTCGACCAAGACCCGTATCTTCAGCAAGCTGAAACATATCTTCGAATAA
- a CDS encoding nucleotide exchange factor GrpE, protein MSHKPNNPKDKKEAPQQEEAVLDDVQEAFDEQNSIEDEENDLINKQLSDIDALNKQLQDAEDKLAKEKKEYLFLMAEFDNFRKRTVKEKSELIKNAAENVLKGLLPIVDDFERGLEASAKSDDPASVRQGMELIYQKLVKFLAANGVKPIESNGKPFDAEYHEAIAMVPVTDESQKGIVIDTPSKGYTINDKVLRHAKVAVGQ, encoded by the coding sequence ATGAGCCACAAACCAAATAATCCGAAAGACAAGAAAGAAGCTCCACAGCAGGAAGAAGCTGTTCTTGATGACGTTCAGGAGGCTTTCGACGAACAAAATTCCATAGAAGACGAGGAAAACGATCTGATTAATAAGCAGCTGTCTGATATCGATGCCCTCAACAAGCAACTTCAGGACGCGGAAGACAAACTTGCTAAGGAGAAGAAGGAATATCTTTTCCTAATGGCTGAATTTGACAACTTCCGCAAACGTACTGTCAAAGAAAAATCAGAACTCATCAAGAATGCGGCTGAAAATGTCCTCAAGGGTCTTCTGCCTATTGTTGATGATTTCGAACGTGGTCTCGAAGCAAGCGCCAAAAGCGATGATCCCGCATCTGTACGTCAGGGCATGGAACTGATTTATCAGAAACTTGTCAAATTCCTTGCTGCAAACGGAGTGAAACCGATCGAGAGCAACGGCAAACCCTTTGATGCGGAATATCACGAAGCCATTGCTATGGTTCCCGTGACAGATGAGTCGCAAAAGGGAATTGTCATAGACACCCCGTCAAAAGGCTATACTATCAACGATAAAGTGCTCCGCCATGCAAAAGTGGCCGTGGGCCAATAA
- the ispE gene encoding 4-(cytidine 5'-diphospho)-2-C-methyl-D-erythritol kinase translates to MILFPNAKINIGLDIVSKRPDGYHNIETVMYPVPWRDVLEIVPAKGSETTLTVTGREVNCPPEKNLVMKAYNALSSRIGLPPVDIYLRKIIPDGAGLGGGSADAAFTLVGLNQLFALGLSDRNLADVAAGLGADCPFFVYNRPMLCTGIGTEFTPVDLNLKGYGIVIVKPGVSVPTALAYSRVTPAEPTVRLADKISAPPTQWQGQVKNDFEASVFPAYPSVSKIKDCLIELGAVYAAMSGSGSAVYGIFESDILSERLTDRFPGCTVFSDRFE, encoded by the coding sequence ATGATTTTATTTCCAAATGCCAAAATCAATATCGGGCTTGACATCGTTAGCAAGCGTCCCGACGGTTATCATAACATCGAAACAGTCATGTATCCTGTTCCGTGGCGTGATGTCCTTGAGATAGTCCCGGCCAAAGGGAGCGAAACGACATTGACAGTCACCGGACGTGAGGTAAACTGTCCTCCGGAAAAAAATCTCGTAATGAAGGCTTATAATGCTCTTTCCTCACGAATCGGATTACCGCCTGTCGACATATATCTGCGGAAAATAATTCCTGACGGTGCCGGTCTTGGAGGAGGTTCGGCCGATGCAGCCTTCACACTTGTCGGGCTCAATCAGCTTTTTGCTCTTGGTCTGAGCGACAGGAATCTTGCCGATGTCGCTGCCGGGCTGGGAGCGGACTGTCCGTTTTTTGTCTATAACCGTCCGATGCTTTGTACAGGTATCGGAACTGAGTTCACCCCGGTCGACCTGAATCTTAAAGGTTATGGCATTGTCATTGTGAAGCCGGGAGTAAGCGTTCCGACCGCATTGGCCTACAGCCGTGTGACACCTGCTGAACCGACAGTAAGGCTTGCAGATAAAATTTCAGCTCCGCCTACGCAATGGCAGGGACAGGTTAAAAATGATTTCGAGGCATCGGTTTTCCCGGCCTATCCGTCTGTCAGTAAAATCAAGGACTGCCTCATAGAGCTTGGAGCGGTATATGCCGCTATGTCTGGCTCTGGCTCGGCGGTCTACGGAATTTTTGAAAGTGACATTTTGTCAGAAAGACTGACAGATCGTTTCCCTGGTTGCACTGTCTTTTCCGACAGGTTTGAATGA
- the dnaB gene encoding replicative DNA helicase, producing the protein MPQDSNSYTSRSGRQKPQHVSVFDHGGRIPPRDNDLEEAVLGALMLEKDAYTVVCDILKPESFYEPANQKIYAAIQSLGASQQSIDMLTVTEKLRLMGELEGAGGPLRISELTSRVASGAHVEFHARIVAQKYLARELIKFASQIEAQAFDESYDVDDLLQEAEGKLFEISQRNVKKDVTQIDPVINAAIEQIQTAANRTSGLSGLESGYHELDKLTSGWQRSDLIIIAARPAMGKTAFVLSMAKNMAVDYNIPVAIFSLEMSNVQLVNRLIQNTCEIEGEKIKSGQLSQMEWDQLMSRVKNLYSAPLYIDDTASLSIFELRTKARRLVREHNVSFIIIDYLQLMNASGMKFGSREQEVSMISRSLKQLAKELNIPIVALSQLNRSVESRGADSKDGKRPQLSDLRESGAIEQDADIVCFIHRPEYYLRSGVDAAGNDIRGLAEFIVAKHRSGRVDDVKMRFKSRYARFENWEGELEMTSGSKVSRLNSGDDGSSDSFASSSPFTGGSADILGATSDDVAPF; encoded by the coding sequence ATGCCACAGGACTCCAACAGTTACACCTCCCGCTCTGGCCGACAGAAACCGCAACATGTCTCAGTCTTTGATCATGGAGGACGCATCCCTCCGCGCGACAACGATCTTGAAGAAGCCGTGCTCGGAGCATTGATGCTTGAAAAGGATGCCTATACTGTGGTGTGTGATATTCTTAAGCCCGAATCATTCTACGAACCGGCCAATCAGAAGATATATGCTGCCATTCAGAGTCTCGGTGCTTCCCAGCAAAGCATCGACATGCTGACTGTCACCGAGAAACTTCGACTGATGGGCGAACTTGAAGGAGCCGGCGGCCCTCTACGCATTTCAGAACTTACATCGCGTGTGGCGTCGGGCGCTCACGTTGAATTCCATGCCCGAATCGTGGCGCAGAAATATCTCGCGCGCGAACTTATTAAATTCGCTTCTCAGATTGAAGCTCAGGCTTTCGACGAAAGCTACGATGTCGACGACCTGTTGCAGGAAGCCGAAGGCAAACTGTTTGAAATCTCGCAGCGCAACGTAAAGAAAGATGTCACACAGATTGACCCTGTCATCAATGCAGCGATTGAGCAAATCCAGACTGCAGCCAACCGTACTTCTGGTCTTTCCGGTCTTGAATCAGGCTATCATGAACTTGACAAGCTTACATCGGGATGGCAAAGGAGCGACCTTATAATTATCGCTGCGCGTCCTGCGATGGGTAAGACAGCGTTTGTATTGTCAATGGCCAAGAATATGGCGGTTGACTATAATATCCCGGTGGCTATATTCTCGTTGGAAATGTCGAATGTGCAGCTTGTCAACCGTCTGATTCAGAACACCTGCGAAATCGAAGGTGAAAAAATCAAGAGCGGACAGCTCTCACAGATGGAATGGGACCAGCTGATGTCGCGTGTAAAGAATCTCTACAGCGCTCCGCTCTACATTGACGACACTGCATCACTGTCGATATTTGAACTCCGCACCAAAGCCCGTCGCCTTGTGCGCGAACACAATGTGTCTTTCATCATCATCGACTACCTTCAGCTCATGAATGCCTCAGGCATGAAATTCGGCTCGCGCGAACAGGAAGTCTCCATGATCTCACGTTCGCTAAAACAGCTCGCCAAGGAACTCAACATCCCGATTGTTGCCCTTTCGCAGCTCAACCGAAGCGTTGAGTCACGTGGCGCTGACAGCAAGGACGGCAAGCGTCCGCAGCTTAGCGACCTCCGTGAATCGGGTGCGATCGAACAGGATGCCGACATCGTATGTTTCATCCACCGTCCGGAATACTACTTGCGCTCTGGTGTCGACGCTGCCGGTAACGACATTCGCGGACTTGCCGAATTCATAGTTGCAAAACACCGTAGCGGCCGCGTGGACGATGTCAAGATGCGCTTCAAATCGCGCTATGCGCGTTTCGAAAACTGGGAGGGCGAACTCGAAATGACAAGCGGAAGCAAAGTGTCGCGCCTGAATTCCGGCGACGATGGCTCGTCAGATTCATTTGCCTCCTCAAGCCCCTTTACGGGTGGTTCTGCCGACATACTCGGTGCGACATCCGACGATGTTGCACCGTTCTGA
- a CDS encoding leucine-rich repeat domain-containing protein — MKKALLIIALMLGSVAASSAQNLDKNEAKQLKAFLSEPSRDGTNASALKVSNIGSFGSIEGVTVENGHVTAIEWKDKKLSGALDLSGFKALKKVDVSRNDLTSLSVEECAQLTELNAGRNKISEIDLNGCESLQKVAVYKNRLTDISLSDTPMLENLNVSNNLFVELSLANTTSLKTLNCQGCHLEVLNVSGCTNLKNLYCGYNKLSSVTLAGVENLQNLNVDDNEITNFIVSGLPSLATLICSDNNMTTLGVRNCNALLDLVCSYNDLTTLSVEGCPNIQYVDCSYNDLTSLDLSNQTFLQRLLCNNNQLTMLDVSFDQALTYINCRFNTITDLRTVACNNLRMVACQWNY; from the coding sequence ATGAAAAAAGCGTTATTAATCATTGCACTCATGCTTGGAAGCGTGGCTGCATCATCAGCACAGAATCTAGACAAGAACGAAGCCAAGCAGCTTAAGGCGTTCCTGTCAGAACCCTCCCGCGACGGGACCAACGCCTCGGCGCTCAAGGTTTCCAATATCGGTTCATTCGGCTCTATCGAAGGTGTCACCGTCGAGAACGGCCATGTGACAGCCATCGAATGGAAGGACAAGAAGCTCAGCGGCGCTCTCGACCTTTCCGGTTTCAAGGCTCTTAAGAAAGTTGACGTGTCGCGCAACGACCTGACTTCGCTCAGCGTCGAGGAATGCGCCCAGCTGACCGAACTCAACGCCGGACGCAACAAGATTTCCGAAATCGATCTCAACGGCTGCGAGAGCCTCCAGAAAGTGGCCGTCTATAAGAACCGCCTGACCGACATCAGCCTCTCCGACACCCCGATGCTCGAGAACCTCAACGTCTCCAACAACCTCTTCGTCGAGCTGAGCCTCGCCAACACCACAAGCCTCAAGACACTCAACTGTCAGGGCTGCCACCTCGAGGTACTCAACGTCAGCGGATGCACCAACCTCAAGAACCTCTACTGCGGCTACAACAAACTGTCATCCGTGACACTCGCCGGAGTCGAGAACCTACAGAACCTCAACGTCGACGACAACGAGATCACGAACTTCATCGTCTCTGGTCTGCCCTCGCTCGCGACGCTCATCTGCTCCGACAACAACATGACCACCCTCGGCGTACGCAACTGCAACGCGCTCCTCGACCTCGTCTGCTCCTACAACGACCTCACAACCCTCTCAGTCGAAGGCTGCCCCAACATCCAGTATGTCGACTGCTCCTACAACGACCTGACCTCGCTCGACCTCTCCAACCAGACATTCCTGCAGCGTCTGCTATGCAACAACAACCAGCTGACAATGCTCGATGTCTCATTCGACCAGGCGCTCACCTACATCAACTGCCGCTTCAACACGATCACCGACCTGCGCACCGTAGCCTGCAACAACCTCCGCATGGTGGCATGCCAGTGGAACTACTGA